The window ATGCGTAAGACACGACCATTACTTCGTCGCCGAACTCGAGGCTGGCATCCCGCTCGAATGGTGTTATGGCCGGATCGCGGATCGGCAGGTCCAGCTCGATCACCGCCAGGTCACTGCCCACCCGCGCAACCTTGTCGCGCCCGGTGAAAGTGTAATCCGGATGTACCACGAACCGCCGCGCAGTCCGCACAGCCGCAGCCCGACCATCGCGCCAGCCGGCCCGAAACACCACGTCCCCGGGCTTCACAATCGCTTCAAGCGTCTGGGAATAGACGCAATGCGCCGCCGTCAGCACATGCCTGTCGCTGATCAAAGCACCGGTGCAGAACCCGTTCCCTTCCACCTCGATTCGCCCTACAGCCTGCCAGGCTCGGGCCTCGTCGGCGGTCGTCAGGGGCGTCAGGTGCGTAAGATCCTGCGCGGACACCGGCAGGACCCCGAAAAACCACAAGAAAATCCACAGAAACCGGTTACGCATCAATAGTCCTCGGATTAATTCCCCGACTATCGCACGAGGCTTCTTCGCCGCGCAAGCCAGGTGGCGACAGAGAGTGCCCGAAAACCGTTGCCATCCCCTTCACGCCCGCCGTCTCCAGGCATACGGTTCCAACTGCCCGTCCACCGGCGTCGCCGCGACGTGATTGGTAAAATTGCTCATCACCTTCTGCGCGATCCCGAGGATCACCTCGAACACATGCTGCCTGTCAAATCCCGCGCTCAGAAACCCCTCCACCTGATCTCCACTGACCGCCCCCCGTTGCCGCACCATCTGCAAGGTGAACGCCCGCAAAGCCTCCAGCCGCGCGTCGATCAACGGCGTTTCGTCACGCAGCGCCCTGGAAATCGCAGGATCCACACCCATCATCTCGGCAATCAACGTGTGTCCCGGCACGCAATACAGACACTCGTGCTCCACGTTCACGCTCTGCCAGACGACGGTCATCTCCTCCTTGGTAAAACTGCTGGACATGAACAGGTCCTGGATCGCGTCATAGGCTTCAAGCAGTGCAGGTGCTTCCGCCATCGCGGCATACATCGCCGGCACCCGTCCGTATTTCCGGGCCCCCTCCGCCAGCAGTGCCTTGCTGCCGTCGGGCGCCGTGTCCGGGGTGTGGAACCGAAAATCAACCATCGCAAACCTCGCGTCTCGATATGTTTTCACCTGCGCCGCGGCCCAGCGCGGGGCCGCGCGCGCGCCTCTCAGATCAAACCTTCGGCCTTCATGGCTTCGCGCACCGGCTCTACCGCCAGCAGCCGGTCGCGATATGCAACCATCTGCGGCCACTGTTCGAGATTGACCTTCGCGGGGCCCGTCCAGAGCATCATCACCAGCAGGTAGAAATCGACGGCACCAATCTGCGCCCCCATGAAATACGGCCCGCTAGCGGAGACGTTCGCCGCCGCGTGCTCCAGCCGCATCTCGACTTTCGCCCGCGCCGCCGTGATATCTTCGGTCTGCGGAACATCCATGAACAACGGCAGAATGAAATTCCTGTGCAATTCTGCGGATGTGTAGGCCAGCCACTCCAATGCCCGGCGCCGATCAGCTCCGCCCACCGGCAACAGTTCCGCCTCCGGATACCTGCCATCCAGTTCCACCAGCGTCGCGACAACCTCGGTCAGCACATCGCCATCCTTGTCGATTAGCGTCGGCACATAACCCTTGGGGTTGACGTCCTTCAACGCCGCACCGGTTTCGTCCTTGCCCGTAACGGGGTCATAGCGGACGAGTTCGGGCACAACACCCACCTGCCGCAGGGCGATGTGGACGGCAAGGGAACAAGCGCTGGGGATGTAGTAGAGTTTCATCAGTATTTTCCTCGTTGTTGGTGGTCGTAGTCTTCCGAAAAGAATCCGGACTGCTGGCAAAGCCTTCTCATCGTTCGGATGCACACGGCGTCCGAACGGGAGGTTGGCTTGCATTTGGATGGAAAAGACCGCGCCGGTGATCGGCACGGCGTTGCGGTCAGTCGATGGCTTCGTAGGCCGTGATCGTCATATCGGCACCCGCATTCCGCAGGCCGATCGCCTGCTGGTAGGCAGGCGAGTCATACCAGCCGCGCAGAGATGCCATGTCGGGAAACCTCAGCACTGCCGCAAGTTGATGGTCGCCGCCCCCGTGCAGAGATTCCGCAAAGCTTCCACGGATCAGTAACTCACCACCGAAACCGGGAAGTTCGGGTCCGACCTTCTTGCTGTATGCCTCGAATTTTTCCTTGTCCCTGATGGTTACGGTCGCGATGAGAAAAGCACTCATAAAGGGCCTCCTGTTGCCGGCGTGGGTTTGACTTCGGATTTTTGTACTTCTATGTACATAACAGGAGCAAATCTTTTTGTCCATATATGTACAAAACTTTCGGGGGATTTTTCTCATGGCCAGGCCAGCAAAATTCGACCGCGCCGATGCCGTCTTCAGGGCCATGCAAGCCATTTGGTCCAATGGGTTTGAGCGTTGCTCGGTCAAGAGCCTCTCCGAGCTCCTCGGCATGACCCGGTCCAGCTTCTACAATGCTTTCGGGTCTCGAGAATCCCTGTTCCGAGAGGCAATCGCCCCCTATGCCTCCCAGGCCCCCGGCGCGATCCTGAATGATCCTGTGAAGTCGCCCGCGCTGCCAGTGATCATCCGCACCGTGCGCGAGATCTGCCGCTCAACCGCAGCCGATCCCGAAGGCCGCGGCTGCATGATCCAGAACACAATCATCGAACTTTGCCCGGACGATCATGCCGACGGTCTCGGCGCCGAACTGTCAAATATGGTCAGCGGCTCGATCGCCCGGATCGAGGAGTTACTGCACGTGGCAAAGGCCAACGGCGAGATTTCCGCAGATCACGACATTCACGCCACCGCGCTCGCCGTGCAAAACCTGATGATGGGGCTGAATGTGCTTTGCAAGGTGATCCGAAGCGAAGAAGAGTTGTGGCTCCTCGCACGGACCACGCTTCAGGGACTTGGGATCGTCAAACCACAGTGACGGCCCTGCGAACGGTGGAATTTCGCCTTGCCCGCCCCGGAACCGAAGCAGAAGAATTGACAGGTACCGCAGTAGTGTGAAACGGCGTGCTATGGCTTTCTCGATCAGTATCAATCCCAACATCCGCAAGTCCGCCTATTTTGACGCAACGGTCCGTGACGGCGTCCAGTCCTTCTCCGTCTACAACCACATGTATCTGCCTGCCCACTTTGGCGATCCGGAAGCGGAGTACGATCGCCTGCTGAACGGCGTCGCCATGTGGGATGTCGGTGCGCAGCGCCAGGTTCAACTGCTCGGCCCGGATGCAGGCCGCCTTGCTCAATATCTGACACCTAGAAACCTCAGCGCAACGAAGGTCGGCAAAGGCCGCTATGTGCCCCTCTGCGATTACGACGGCTGGCTGATCAACGACCCGGTCCTGCTGAAACTGGCGGAAGACCGCTACTGGTTCTCGGTTGCCGACAGCGACATCCACCTATGGGCGGCGGCAATAGGTCGGGAAAGGGGATGGGACGTCTCGGTCTCGGAGCCCGATGTCTCACCGCTCGCCATTCAGGGACCGAACGCAGTGGACGTTGCCGCCGCCCTGTTCGGCGATACTGTTCGCGATTTCTCCTACTTCGAGTTCAGGGAAGTGTCGCTCGGCACTATTCCCCTGATCCTCGCGCGATCCGGTTGGTCCAAACAGGGCGGCTTTGAGCTTTATCTAATGGACCAGAGGCACGGCACCGAGTTGTGGGATATCGTAAAGTCGGCCGGTGCGCCCTGGGGCATCGGGCCGGGCGCTCCCAACGACACCGAACGTCTGGAAAGTGGCCTCATTTCCTACGGCTCGGACATGCGGAGGCAGGACTATCCGGCAAATCCGTTCGAAATGGGATTCGGCCCACTGCTCGATCTGACTTCGGATATCGAGTTTGTTGGCCGCGATGCTTTGATCCGCATTGCATCAAAGCCTCTTGCCCGCAAACGTGTCGGACTGATCGTCGAAGGCACGCCGCCACTGCCGAGCAATCCGGTGCCGCTTCTGCGCGCGGGCGAGGAGGTCGGGTTCGTCAGCGAAATGGCAGCTTCCAGACGGGTTGATGAAACGATTGCCATCGGTCTCATACGTGCCGATCTCGCAGATACGGCTTCCGGCCTGTCCGTCTCCATCGGCCCCGAGACATTCGCAGCGCGCCTGCATTCGCTGCCCTTCGTCAAATAAGGGCGAAATACTCGCGGCCTTCAGTCCCTGTCACGCAGCGCCTCCGGACGAGGCCCGCCAGTCGCCCAGTCCAGCAATTCCGCCGTGTGGACCACCGGCACCCCGGTGCAGCCGCCAATCTGCATCATGCAGCCAATGTTTCCGGCGGAAATGACGTCCGGCACCAGTGCCTCGAGCGTTGCCACCTTCCGCGCCTTCAACTGACCTGAAATTTCCGGCTGCATCAGGTTGTACGTTCCGGCACTACCGCAGCACAGGTGCGCGTCCTTCGGTTCCAGCACCGTGAAGCCCGCCGCCCTAAGCAGCGCCTTGGGATGGCTCGTGATCTTTTGGCCGTGTTGGAGCGAGCAGGCCGCGTGATAGGCTACCTTCAGGGGCTCCGGTGCCGCTGCATCCTTCAATCCGAGGTCTACCATCACCTCCGAGATATCCCTCGCAATGGCAGAAACCGCTGCCGCCGATTGGGCGAGGTCGGAGTTGCGGAACATGTGCCCATAGTCCTTGATCGTGGTCCCGCAGCCCGATGTATTGATGACGATTGCATCCAGCCCATCGCCCGCCATTTCCTCCGCCCACGCCCGGATATTTTGCGCCGCGCTCGCGTGGCTCTCGTCCGTCTTGCCCATGTGATGGGTCAACGCCCCGCAGCAGCCGGCGCCCCGCGCGATCACCACCTC of the Algicella marina genome contains:
- a CDS encoding glycine cleavage T C-terminal barrel domain-containing protein — its product is MAFSISINPNIRKSAYFDATVRDGVQSFSVYNHMYLPAHFGDPEAEYDRLLNGVAMWDVGAQRQVQLLGPDAGRLAQYLTPRNLSATKVGKGRYVPLCDYDGWLINDPVLLKLAEDRYWFSVADSDIHLWAAAIGRERGWDVSVSEPDVSPLAIQGPNAVDVAAALFGDTVRDFSYFEFREVSLGTIPLILARSGWSKQGGFELYLMDQRHGTELWDIVKSAGAPWGIGPGAPNDTERLESGLISYGSDMRRQDYPANPFEMGFGPLLDLTSDIEFVGRDALIRIASKPLARKRVGLIVEGTPPLPSNPVPLLRAGEEVGFVSEMAASRRVDETIAIGLIRADLADTASGLSVSIGPETFAARLHSLPFVK
- a CDS encoding DUF1330 domain-containing protein — translated: MSAFLIATVTIRDKEKFEAYSKKVGPELPGFGGELLIRGSFAESLHGGGDHQLAAVLRFPDMASLRGWYDSPAYQQAIGLRNAGADMTITAYEAID
- a CDS encoding carboxymuconolactone decarboxylase family protein — protein: MVDFRFHTPDTAPDGSKALLAEGARKYGRVPAMYAAMAEAPALLEAYDAIQDLFMSSSFTKEEMTVVWQSVNVEHECLYCVPGHTLIAEMMGVDPAISRALRDETPLIDARLEALRAFTLQMVRQRGAVSGDQVEGFLSAGFDRQHVFEVILGIAQKVMSNFTNHVAATPVDGQLEPYAWRRRA
- a CDS encoding trypsin-like serine peptidase; the protein is MRNRFLWIFLWFFGVLPVSAQDLTHLTPLTTADEARAWQAVGRIEVEGNGFCTGALISDRHVLTAAHCVYSQTLEAIVKPGDVVFRAGWRDGRAAAVRTARRFVVHPDYTFTGRDKVARVGSDLAVIELDLPIRDPAITPFERDASLEFGDEVMVVSYASGRAEVPSLQKLCHVLADREPVMVYSCTVAFGASGSPIFVQSDTGPRIASVISAMAQWRDRNVALGATLGDPVDRLLEELKREDPVFNGKPAKGEKTSIAQQLGRGGGERRYLLLPQIGD
- a CDS encoding TetR/AcrR family transcriptional regulator, translating into MARPAKFDRADAVFRAMQAIWSNGFERCSVKSLSELLGMTRSSFYNAFGSRESLFREAIAPYASQAPGAILNDPVKSPALPVIIRTVREICRSTAADPEGRGCMIQNTIIELCPDDHADGLGAELSNMVSGSIARIEELLHVAKANGEISADHDIHATALAVQNLMMGLNVLCKVIRSEEELWLLARTTLQGLGIVKPQ
- the glcF gene encoding glycolate oxidase subunit GlcF, with protein sequence MQTNFSPEQLRDASTSRSNEVLRTCVHCGFCTATCPTYQVLGDELDSPRGRIYLIKDMLESGRPADEKTVKHIDRCLSCLSCMTTCPSGVHYMHLVDHAREYIEETYRRPFMDRALRWVLARILPYPGRFRLALLGAKIGRPFARLMPDARLRAMLAMAPKRIPPPSLMEEPQVHAAQGERRMRVALMVGCAQRALNTDINEATIRLLVRHGCEVVIARGAGCCGALTHHMGKTDESHASAAQNIRAWAEEMAGDGLDAIVINTSGCGTTIKDYGHMFRNSDLAQSAAAVSAIARDISEVMVDLGLKDAAAPEPLKVAYHAACSLQHGQKITSHPKALLRAAGFTVLEPKDAHLCCGSAGTYNLMQPEISGQLKARKVATLEALVPDVISAGNIGCMMQIGGCTGVPVVHTAELLDWATGGPRPEALRDRD
- a CDS encoding glutathione S-transferase N-terminal domain-containing protein, producing MKLYYIPSACSLAVHIALRQVGVVPELVRYDPVTGKDETGAALKDVNPKGYVPTLIDKDGDVLTEVVATLVELDGRYPEAELLPVGGADRRRALEWLAYTSAELHRNFILPLFMDVPQTEDITAARAKVEMRLEHAAANVSASGPYFMGAQIGAVDFYLLVMMLWTGPAKVNLEQWPQMVAYRDRLLAVEPVREAMKAEGLI